The Apium graveolens cultivar Ventura chromosome 11, ASM990537v1, whole genome shotgun sequence genome has a window encoding:
- the LOC141697197 gene encoding uncharacterized protein LOC141697197, which translates to MKSVTWHKITQSYSFCKSEMKHHIIQVKQDLMGSPYYLRRSMTRAFSSIRWEGGVSMVQGASRGIGLEFAKQLLEKNEKGHVIATCRDPSGAIGLLQLKDKFSERLDIQRLDLTDERTIEDSALSISERYGSLNLLINASGVLSIPDVMQPETTLTKVQRSSMMLAYEINAVGPILVIKHMWPLLKAGGGSRTERDVAVVASLSARVGSIGDNRLGGWHSYRASKTALNQLTKNIAVEFGRKKDPITCLLLHPGTVDTDLSKPFQKNVAKEKLFTKEFSVQKLLSIIDNAKIHDNGKFFAWDGKEIPW; encoded by the exons TGGCACAAAATAACCCAGTCATATAGTTTTTGTAAAAGCGAGATGAAGCATCATATTATTCAGGTGAAACAAGATTTGATGGGAAGCCCATACTACCTGAGAAGATCAATGACAAGGGCATTTTCGTCAATTCGTTGGGAAGGTGGCGTTTCAATGGTACAAGGAGCTTCTAGAGGCATTGGCCTTGAATTT GCTAAGCAATTACTAGAGAAAAATGAAAAAGGTCATGTCATTGCTACATGCCGTGATCCTAGTGGGGCAATCGGGCTGCTTCAGTTAAAAGACAAATTTTCTGAACGGCTTGACATTCAAAGGCTGGATCTCACTGATGAAAGAACCATAGAG GATTCTGCTTTGTCTATCAGCGAGAGATACGGATCTTTGAACCTTCTCATTAATGCATCTGGTGTTCTTTCAATACCCGATGTTATGCAACCAG AAACGACATTGACCAAAGTGCAAAGATCATCGATGATGCTTGCTTATGAGATCAATGCAGTTGGTCCGATTTTAGTTATAAAG CACATGTGGCCACTGCTGAAGGCTGGAGGAGGCTCTAGGACTGAAAGAGATGTAGCAGTTGTGGCCAGTTTAAGTGCCAGGGTTGGATCAATTGGGGACAATCGTTTGGGTGGTTGGCACTCATATCGTGCTTCTAAGACTGCTCTAAATCAAT TAACCAAAAATATAGCAGTTGAATTTGGTCGAAAGAAGGATCCAATCACATGCCTTTTACTACACCCAGGCACGGTGGACACTGATCTCTCAAAGCCATTTCAGAAAAATGTTGCGAAGGAAAAACTTTTCACCAAAGAGTTCTCAGTTCAGAAGCTCTTAAGCATCATCGACAATGCCAAGATTCATGACAATGGCAAATTTTTCGCGTGGGATGGTAAAGAAATTCCGTGGTAA